The sequence cggcccactgcaacctccacctcccgggttcaagtgattctcgtgcctctgcctcccgagtagctgggattacaggcgcgtgccaccatgctgggctaatttttgtatttttagtagagacggggtttcaccatgttggctcagctggtcttgaactcctgacctcgggtgatacgccagcctcagcctcccaaagtgctgggattacaggcgtgagccactgtgcccagctgacaaTGGGCATCTCTGATGCCCCCCTTGCACCTCACCTGTTGCCTCCCAAGAGCACGCCCATCCCATCCCACTAGAAACCTCCCTCGACTAGTCATTCAGAGAACAAGAGTGAGACCTCCAACCTGGGATGTCCCCTTGGTCCTTCCAGTCTCAGAACTCCAAAGCTGGGGCTGGCTGCCCTCAGGTTTATcaaatgactaaaaaaaaaaaaaaaaaaaaaaaaaaaaaaaggctgggcgcggtggctcaagcctgtaatcccagcactttgagaggccaagacgggtggatcacgaggtcaggagatcgagaccatcctggctaacacggtgaaaccccgtctctactaaaaaatacgaaaaaactagccgggcaaggtggcgggcgcctgtagtcccagctactcgggaggctgaggcaggagaatggcgcaaacccaggaggaggagcttgcagtgagctgagatccggccactgcactccagcctggccgacagagtgagactccgtctcaaaaaacaaaaacaaaaacaaaaacaaacaaaaaaacaggtgtaagggggaaggaggagcaggATAAGAACCACCATCCTCCCAGGACACTGAACAGAGAGACAGCGTCTAAGCTCACTTCTCAGAAAGTTGAGGAGGTGAGTGGGCAAGACCAGGCCTTCCCATCCTGGAGAAAACTGGCTTGGGGAGGGGCTGTGGGGCCTGGCCGGGGCTGCAGGATGCCTCTTGGAAGTGTAGGACACTCAGTCCCAGGTGAGAAGGGCCCCAGGTGAGAAGGGCAAGATGCTCTGTGACAGTGCATGGCCTGGCTCCACAGCCAGGTTCTGTGCAAGATTCCCCTCTCTGGGTTCTGGTCCTGATCTCATCTCCCACCCCTGTGCCACCTCCTGATGAGGACCTGCCCTCCCTCCACTCTCTACCAGCACTGACTGCCCCCTAGGAAGCCGCCTGGCTGGCTGCCACCCGCTCTCCACCACCTCCCTGACCCCTACCCTCCAGTGAGTGGTACAGACTCACTGTACTAGGACCCAACCTCCAGTCTGGCTTTGGTCACCAACGCAGATCTGGATGTGATGGTTTTGGGGAACTCTGCTGGCCAGAGAAGACTCAAGGTCCCAGGAACGCTCCATCGGGCCAGCCATTCCTGCAGCTACTCTAGGCTGCCACGGCACAGCAGGGGAGCAGCCAGTGCCCCAGGCCTGGCTCCAGAGCAGAAAGCAGTAGGGAGGGCTGGTGTCCACCCTCAGGGCCAGGGGCAGGCCCGTGCTGCCAGAACAGCGGGAAGGTGGGGCACAGGCCACAGCAAGGATGCCCCACCCCACAGACACTCTCCTTTCACGTCTCTAGGAAAatctttttattacaaaatttttACAAGTAGGTGCTGGGCTGGCTGCCAGCCCATGGGCTGTGACCCTCCCCAGTAAAGACTCAGACCCCACAGACGGAGCCTCTAAGGGCTGATTCTCAGAACCAAGGCCCCACTCCCTGGAGACCCAGCCctgaggaggaggacgaggagcaTGGGGCCTGCAgtgatgcccaggctgaagcgGCTCAGGGAGCTGGATTGATCGCTCTTTGCCCACCGGGGCCCCTGTGGGTACCAGAGTCTCAGTTCCCATTTCCTGGGCTGCCTTAGGGGCAGAGACGctgagggtggggtggagggatggAGAATACAGTGCTGGAGTGGAGGGATGGAGCATACAGTGGGAGGGTGGAGGAGTGGGGGATGGAGGATGGGTGGAGGAATGCAGGGTACAGGGGCGGGGAGAGAGGTAGGtacaggggtgggggtgggtggaggggtggggataCAGCGGTGGGGGGAGTGATGGCACATCTTCCCCCACCGGCCCCTAAATGGTGCTTGGCAGCTTGGCGGAGTGCACCTGACGCAGCAGCAGGACAAGCGCAGCCAGCAGCGCGGAGGCGAAGAGCAGCAGGAGGACGACCCAGGAGCTGAAATCCGTGCCCTTGCGCAGCCCCGGCGGGTCGGCGGGGATCAGGTTGGTCAGGTTCAGCATGTAGCCGAGCGCCCAGCCCACTGCAGTGTCCGCGGCCTGCGGCGAAGGGCGTGGCTTCAGCTCCCGAGAGGCCCCGCCCCCCCCAAGGATGGCCCCGCTCCGCTCCGGCCCCAGCCCACCTTCTTCTGGAAGATCACGCCGCCGAAGGCGCGCTCGTCGAATCCGTAGCCGCGACTCAGCAGCTGCTGCACGAACATGGCCCCGGCGCAGTAGTCGGCCAGGTGGGCCTGTTGCCCCGGCACCCGAGCTTGCAGCTGGGATGTGGGCAGGGCACAGTCAGGCAGGCGACCCCCAGGAGGTCTCCGCCCCACGGGGAGAGGGGGCCGGCGGCGTGCTTCACCCCtccccagacacacacaggcagTGCAAGGCCAGAGACCACCACACAGGCCCGGACACGAATGGCAAGACTGAGTCTAAGGGGCACCCCTGGCTGGGCACGCTTCCATCCCTCCCCAGCCAGCGCCGGTGTCTGGAAGGCCAGTGAGAAGGGACAGCAGGCATGGCCACCAGGGAGCTGGGGCAGCAACACGTTGGTGTGTGGCCAGGGGAACAGGACGAGCTCCAGGCCTGAGTCCcaacctcccccaccccagtctGTCTGAGACTAGGCCCTGGGAGGACGAGATAGGGCCTCGCTCACCACCCCAGTCCTGGGACAGCTTGTATGTTTCTCTTGGAGTCTCCGGTGGGCACActccctgtgcccagccccactTCCATCTTCCCTGGCATGGCACCATGGAGGGaccagtggcagagccagaaacCTGGGCACTggcctcccctctgccctccGGATCTGGGATGAGGGTCGGGCCTGGCAAAGCTTCTCCAGCCCGCCCGACTTGTTCACAGCCTCCCGGCCACATCCCCGCCACCTCTGGAGTCAGCCTGATGCCTGCCATCGCCCCCACTGCATCGGGTACTCCGAGAGGCCCCTCcatgcagggctggggaggtACGCGGACATGAAGGCTGAGCCCTTCCACACAGCCCTGGAGGAGGGGGAGCGGGACTCACCTGAGCCCAGGTCTGGTTGCAGACGTTCACTGCAGCTGCCTCCAGCTGCTGTAGGGTGGCCACAGGTAGCCCCATGGAAGTCCGCAAGAAGTCCACCGTGTAGAAGAAGGCAGAGAAGGCCTGTAAGGGGGCACAGGCATGCTGTGAGCAGACCCCAGCAGCTCAGGGCACCTGCCGCCACCCGTCTGCCCCTACTCACGATAAAGTTCCCAGCCACTGGGGGCTGGAAGACCCCATTGAAAGAGCATCGGGAGAaggggcaggaggagaagctgaaGAGCCCAGAAACCAGATCTCGGCAGAGGTGGGGGTCACTGCTTCCCGACAGGCTGACCCGCGCGCTGCTGTTGAAGGTCTGGGGCCGCTGGGCCACAGTGCATGGTGACTGGTACACATCCCCGAGCAGCACGTGGGTGGAAAAGCCCCTTGGCCAGCAGGGGTGGAAGCTGTGGGTCTGGGGGAATCACCAGCATGACAGGGCGGCACCACCGCCACTCCAGAGGACCAGCCTGACGAACCTCCCCCAGGTCTCACTCTGGCAACCTCACTTTGTGCTCAGGGGCAATCCATGGTTCCCCACTGCCTGCTTGACAGATCCCAACGCCCCTGACCAGGCTCCCTCTGACAGATGTCCCTGGCCCTCCTTCTCCAGGCCCAACCCAGCCACTGGCCCTTTGCTCACGCTCTGACCCTCCCACCTGTCTTTCTAGCCAATTAAAGCCCAGCCTGGAGAAGCTTTCCACAGCACGGTGGCTGTCCAGGCTCCGCTCCAGGAGGGGACGGTGCAGTGCAGGTCAGCCAGGGTGGAGGGGCACCTGGAGAGCGCTGGCCAGCAGCCTCTGGAGGACCTGGTCACGGCCGTAGCAGAGGAAGCTGTGGGTGTAGACTCGGTAATGCTGGCCGTAGAGACGCAGCTGGACCTCACTGGCTCTGTCCTCAGCCGGACTGGTCGTCTCAAAGGTGATCTGGGTGGAGGCACCCCCCAGGTCCATGGCCCCCAGCGTCCCCTTCCGTGGCCGGAACCACCGGCCCACCCAGCCGTACTGTGGAGAGGGATGTGTGGGGTCAACCAGGGACTGAGGGCACCCATGCCCCCTGGCTCTTTGGCTAGCTGCTGGGCCCACCTTGATGAAGTTCTCCAGCAGGTAGTTGGCAGTCACCCAGCCAAACACCCCCTCTTCCTGCCCCGAGAGGATGCGTGCACCCCGGAAGTCAAAGGGGTACTGGGTCAGTGTGTGCGTCACTGCCGTGAGCACACTGGTTGAGGCCTCTGGATTGGTCAGGCTGCAAAACACAGAGAACTCCAAGAGGCCTCCTCCCCAGGTGGCCGTGAGCCTGCTGTGGCAGTACTTGGGGTCCACCCCACAAGGGGTCACAGCCAAAAGCTATCatggggacagggcacaggcaCACTCACTTGAGCAGGCGCATACCCGCTGTGGCTCCCAGGTAGAGGGGCGTGCCCGCATGTCTCTCTTTGGGCACATCCCGAAGCGCCTGTTCAAGGCATCCAACAAGACTCTGGCCAGCTCCAGAAGGGTTGTCTGCGTAGCTGGAGATGCCCCCGCctagaggaaggcagagagatgAGCCTGTGCCTCACAGGCAGCCCGTAGGTGGGCCGTAGGCCAGGAGAGTAAGAGTGGGGGTAGGGGCCATGGGCTCCCCGACCAGGTGGCACACCTTCCCAGCTTCAGCCCCCAGAAATGCCCAGATTAGAGACAAAGGGGCCCAGCCGCCACCTAGAGACCGAGGCTGCTGCCTGCTGAGAGGGTGTGAGTGCAGGTGCTAGGACAAACCCCTGGGTATGGTCGACCCAGGTTGGCCTCCTGGGGCCTGCCTGGGTGTGCCCACCAGGCCCCCAGACCTCCTCCTGCTCCATCTGGGGCACAGAAGCCAATATTGGGCCCAGCAAGGCCCAAACCTCCTACCTGCTGCCTGGGCTTCCTTTCTAGAATGCGAACGACTCCTGGCCCCACCCAGGCGGAGGGGGCCCagcctctctttctttccagGGCTTCTGCCTGGAGTGAGCCCCACCCAACAGTAAGCAGAAGGCCCTAAGTGCTTGGAAATGCACCGGCTAAGGCTGGAGAGGGCCCCAGAGACCCTGCAGTGAGTGGATGTCCTGGCTGGGCTGGGTTGGGTCTTACCTGGAACATCACAGGAGCTGTGCTGGCCCACAATGCCTGTGTCGTTCTCCTTGTCTGCCGGCCACTTGTAGATAAACATGGACGTGTGTGAAGAGCCAGCGTCCAGGACAATGCCGTactggggggaggggaagggagtcAGCCTGGGGTGTCTGGGGGCCCTGACACCCTGACACCAAACATGAAGTTGGGTGCCTCCAGTTTGCCACCCCCTTACACGCAGTCATGTGCCAAGCCTCATGCTAAAGCTCAGAGGAGGCCAGGACAACTGTGGTTGGAAGGAGAATGGCGGCGGGAGGTGACTCTTCCCTCCTGactacctgaagccagcatgccAGGGTCTGGGCAGCAGCCTTCCTGGCAAGGGCAGACTGAAGGACTGAGTCAGCGATAGAGGGACAGAGGGTCCCCAGGGACTTTTCCTTGGGGCACAAGGTCCCCAGGCTCAGGGAGAGGAAGCTCTGCTGCAGGAGGAGCCCCCTAGAgtccctcttccttcccctcttccttcctcccctctctccttccaACTTCTCTGACCCAACCTGAGGATGCAGGAGGCAGGGCCCAGGATGCAGGAGGCGGGGCCCAGGTGAAGAAGGTCCGCCAAGGCTGGCCGTGGGCCTCAGAGCCAGGTCAGCTCTGAAGACAGGTTGTCCCTAGGCCTCCAAGccagggccagagagagaagTTGGCCCTGCCCTGCTGGGGGCGCTGGGTGGGCGTTCCTGCAGACCTGGGTGGCACGAGCTTATAAATGCCCCTTTCCAGCTCCTGCCCCAGCATCCTGGATCCACTGGGAAAGCTGGGGACCAGTCTCCCAGGCCCAGGGGCCAATTCCAGCCTGTGAGAGGGCTGCACCAGTCCATCCCCACCAAGGTCTCCCCAGAGCCCAGAGCATCAACAAGCcagggtgtgcaccaccacccagcCGTCCTGCAGAACCGCAGAGCTGCCCGCTTCTGACTCCCCATCGGGCTGGGGGGCTTGGCTCTCCACCCCACCCTCCACAAGCCCAATAAAGGGTTAAAGGGGCCGGTCAGGAGGTCCCTGGGCGTGCTGGAGTGGAGATCCGGGCTAGCCTGCTCCAACTTTTTGAGGACCCGTCAGGGCTGCTCCGGTCAAGCCCTCCTCTCGGTCTGGGCCAACCTTGTGTCCCAGAGGGGGTCCTGGGCCTGTGGATCCCTATCTGGGCTGAATACCCAGTTGATGTGCCTCTAATCACACCCTCCGGGGCGGCAGCACAGGGCAGAAGTGGCCCAGAGTGCCCCTGGAGGCCCGCACAGGGCTGGGGGCGGGCGTCTGGCAGCACCCAGGGGGCATCGCCGGGGCTGCATCCCGGGAGCGGGGACACAGCCTCTGGGCTGCGTTGACGGGCTCGGCGGCGAGCGCGGAGTTCCCGGGATTTGTTCCTCCGGCACCGCGTCGTCCTGGAAGCGACACCGCCACCCCGCGTACCTGGTTGGGGAGCGCAGAGCGCGGAACCCGGGACCCCACCCAGCCCTCCAGGAGCAGAGCGCGGTGGGGGTCTTGGGCTGACCCTGCTCGGGTTCCCAGCCGCGCACCCCTTCCCCGGCTCCCGGGCCCGGCCCGCTGCTCCCCGGACTTGCGCTGGGTGCCCGGGCGCGCACCTTGAGGGCGGGCGGCTCCCGGATGTCGCGGGTGGGGACGCACAGCAGTAGGAGCCCGGCGAGGCCCGCGGCGGCCAGTAGCAGCGGCGGCAGCAGTGACCGCACCTTCCCGGCCATGGGCGGGCGGGCGCGCGGGAGGACGACGAGTGGAGCCAGAGAGTGCGGGGAGCCGGAGGCGAAGGCGGGCTGGGCCGTGGGACCGTGGGGTAGGGACCCCGGGGCGGGACGAGGGGCGGGAGGCCGGGCGGGCCCgctcccgcccccgcccccgcccccgtccCCGTCCCGCCCACCACCGGCCACGCCCACGGGCGGACGGGTTCCGCCTCTGCGCCCGAGCTCCGGCGGTCCGGCCCGCGCAGGTGAGACGCGGGCGCGGCTGAGTCACCGGCGCTGCTCCCCCTCTCCCGGGTCTCAGCCCGGGCGCCCCGCGGCTACGGCCCACCTTCCCCTTCCCGCCCACTCAGCAAGGGGATCCCCTGGCCGTGGAGGCAGGAGACCTGGCGTGGGGGTGGGCGGGCGAGGCTGGCTCGGAGGGTCCGGCTCTCCGCTTTTCCCGTGCCCGGGAAAGGAGGCCAGACTAGTTTGCAGGAATGAGGCACTGTCGGCTGCGGTGTCACGCGGGCCCCGGCCTGGGGACTCAGGAGGAAGCCGAGGGTCAGCACCTGCTTGTGGAGCAAGGCCCTGACGCCAACTCCCAGGGCTGGTGAGGACCAGGCTGGCCTGCGGGATGCCCTCCCGGCCAGCGAGGATCTGCCAGCCTGCGGCGCTGAGCTAGCGCAGGGCAGCTCCAGAGACACTCATCTGACCCAGGCCGGACCTACCCTTGAGGCCCAGTCAGATCCACCTCACCTGGGCCCTGTACTGAGGTGAAGGTGAGGACGCAGGGGCGGGGAAGAGCAGAGACGGCCCAGGTCACACTGAGCCTAGAAACAGAAGAGAAGCAGCACAGACTGGGCCAAAGgtccctgcctcccagcccaAGGCCTAGGCAGCTCCTGCTGTCCCTCTGCCTGAGGGACCCAGAGGCTTGGGCTGCGGAGGCCAGAGGAGGCTTCCCCAGGacggaggcaggcagggcctctACACGGCCTGAAAGACAAGGAAGAGGGTCCCCAGGCCAGGTTTGGGGTGCGGGTTAGCAACGGGGACGTCCCCAGGCTTCTGGGGACGGCTGGGGCAGGCGAAGCACAGCTGGCCCTAGACGCAAGCCCTGCCCCCTCCGCCCTACGACATGGCTGGCCTTTCGGCTCTGAGGCCTCACAGGCCCCGCATGCCAGTCTGGCCAGGGCCGCCCCCTTCGCGCCTGCTGCAAAGTGGGAATTTTTGTCCCAATAATTCCAGCCTCACAGCCTCAGGGAGCCACGAGGCAAGGCCACCAGGGAGTGCAGGCTGCTGGGGACCAAAGGGCAGCCCCACAGGGCAGGGTCCagaccatgcctggccttctggAACGGGCAGTGACAATTGTGCCAGGATTGCCGCCTGGGCTGAGGGTCTGGCGCCACGGGCCCAGCAAAGGCATCTTTCTTCCACCTCAGGACCCCAAAGGGAGGGGTGGGAACCCTGGGAAGCCTCTGTGGTGCCTCACAGCCTCACGGCCCAGCCTGGCTGGGCCCAGCAGACAGTCTCTGGGTGTGGCCAGTGCTAAgctccaggccccaggccccagtTTCCCCCACCGACACCAGGCCTTTCTTCCACCCCAGACAGCCCAGAGGAGGGAGAGGCACGCACAGTGCACATCACGCctgaaaaggaaggaacaaagggagCCCAGAGGCAGGGTGCTATGACCCCCACTGGCCTGCAGTGCCCCCACGTCCTTCCAGGCCCAGCGGGGCTTTCTGGTGTTCTGGACTCTTTTCATGGACAAAAAGCCCAGGCCAGGGAGCAGGAGGCCTGCCAGGTCTGagaggatggggagggagaggggatcTGGACTCTGCCCTGGGGAGACAGGCTCATGGCCGAGTGCCCAGCTTCGcctggggagggagaggcagggagccGAGAGCGGCCAGGACAAAGGCTGAGGCTGAACtctctttgagacagagtgaGGGCGGGGGAACGCCCCTTCCTGGCATGGACTCGGGGCCCCTGGAAGGCGGACTTGGGAGAGCGTCAGAGGGAAGTTGGCAGGAGCTGAAGGGGTGGAGGGGGGCTCTGGGTGGGGCAGCCCTTGGCCTCCAAGACCCTCTAGGGGATGGGGTCTCCAGATGCGCTGCACGTGTCCTGGCCCAGGCTGAGCTGGAAACATGCGGATGCAGAGAGGTTAGGGGAGAACCCCTGGGGGAGGAAACTCAAAGCCTCCCTCCCAAACAGGGCTCAGACCTCCCAGGGAGGGGGCTTTCCTGAGGCCTGCTGAGATCTTGGCTGCCCTGCCTCAGTGTTCCCATCAGAAACTGGTGCtgtgtggctcacatctgtaattctagcactttgggtgagctgaggcaggtagatcacttgaggtcaggagttcaagaccagcctggccaacatggtgaaaccccgtctctacaaaatacaaaatacaaaaattagccggtggtgggccgggcgcggtggctcactcctgtaatcccagcactttggaaggctgaggtgggtggatcacgaggtcaggagatcaagaccatcctggctaacagggtgaaaccctgtctctactaaaaatactaaaaaattagccgggcgtggtggcaggcacctgtagtcccagctactagggaggctgaggcaggaaaatggtataaacccggaaggtggagcttgcagtgagccgagatcgaaccactgtactccagcctggacgacagagcgagacaccatctcaaaagtaaaagaaaaaaagaaacttgtgcTGGGGCCGAAACACCGTAATTGTTTAATTGTGAAAGGCCTTTCACTCACTGCTCCCTTTCTTCAGGTACTCATTAAGTCATTCAACAAACGCTTGCTGAGTACCTCCTGTGGGCCAAAAGCATACCAGGCTCCATGCCCGCACAGTGAGCTCCATGGGGAGGGCACCGACGGGCCTGGGGAGAGCAGAATTCGCAAAGGCCCCCAGGAGGCGGGGAAGCCTGTACTGTCCTTTTCGAggtcagagacacaacagaacGGGAGGTGCACATATGCACAGGTGGTAAGAGCAATGCCAGAGCGGCGACAGGACCCCATCAGAAGTCTCTGATGTGCTGGACGTGCTGTTCTGGGACTTGCTTCTTTCACTCATGTTACACGTTTGGGATTCACCCTGTTGACAGTGAAAGGTGTGGCTTGTCTGTTCCTTGCTGTGTTCCGTCCtgtgagtgagagcatgcagatGGCGTGTCGCTGCAGCTGGTGAACACACAGTGTCTGGCTTTAGGCTTTGCTGAGATTGCTGCTCTGCAcatgtgcactttttttttttttttttttggaggtggagtctggccctgtcgcccaggctggagtgcagtgatgcaatcgcagctcgctgcaacctccaccacctccctgg is a genomic window of Chlorocebus sabaeus isolate Y175 chromosome 12, mChlSab1.0.hap1, whole genome shotgun sequence containing:
- the ENTPD2 gene encoding ectonucleoside triphosphate diphosphohydrolase 2 isoform X1 translates to MAGKVRSLLPPLLLAAAGLAGLLLLCVPTRDIREPPALKYGIVLDAGSSHTSMFIYKWPADKENDTGIVGQHSSCDVPGGGISSYADNPSGAGQSLVGCLEQALRDVPKERHAGTPLYLGATAGMRLLNLTNPEASTSVLTAVTHTLTQYPFDFRGARILSGQEEGVFGWVTANYLLENFIKYGWVGRWFRPRKGTLGAMDLGGASTQITFETTSPAEDRASEVQLRLYGQHYRVYTHSFLCYGRDQVLQRLLASALQTHSFHPCWPRGFSTHVLLGDVYQSPCTVAQRPQTFNSSARVSLSGSSDPHLCRDLVSGLFSFSSCPFSRCSFNGVFQPPVAGNFIAFSAFFYTVDFLRTSMGLPVATLQQLEAAAVNVCNQTWAQLQARVPGQQAHLADYCAGAMFVQQLLSRGYGFDERAFGGVIFQKKAADTAVGWALGYMLNLTNLIPADPPGLRKGTDFSSWVVLLLLFASALLAALVLLLRQVHSAKLPSTI
- the ENTPD2 gene encoding ectonucleoside triphosphate diphosphohydrolase 2 isoform X2, which encodes MAGKVRSLLPPLLLAAAGLAGLLLLCVPTRDIREPPALKYGIVLDAGSSHTSMFIYKWPADKENDTGIVGQHSSCDVPGGGISSYADNPSGAGQSLVGCLEQALRDVPKERHAGTPLYLGATAGMRLLNLTNPEASTSVLTAVTHTLTQYPFDFRGARILSGQEEGVFGWVTANYLLENFIKYGWVGRWFRPRKGTLGAMDLGGASTQITFETTSPAEDRASEVQLRLYGQHYRVYTHSFLCYGRDQVLQRLLASALQAFSAFFYTVDFLRTSMGLPVATLQQLEAAAVNVCNQTWAQLQARVPGQQAHLADYCAGAMFVQQLLSRGYGFDERAFGGVIFQKKAADTAVGWALGYMLNLTNLIPADPPGLRKGTDFSSWVVLLLLFASALLAALVLLLRQVHSAKLPSTI